Within Salvelinus sp. IW2-2015 unplaced genomic scaffold, ASM291031v2 Un_scaffold16647, whole genome shotgun sequence, the genomic segment TTGTCATGCTAACTTATTCTATGCTGATGAGCCCAAGCCACAGTTGGAACAGCTGACAGATGCCTTCTGGGACTATGTTGCCAAGGCAACAAAAACTGCCGACGACACCGTCCAGATGATCAGGAAGTCTCAGCTGGGACAGGATGTCAAGTAAGTCATTTGGCCTGTGATCTAGTTGTCATAACATGTTTGTAATGTCTGTAGTGGAAGCCCTCAGTGTACTAGtcacccgagtggtgcagcggtctaaggcactgcattgcagaaTCCTGACctgaccccctctcctctcctgcagtgACCGTATCACAGAGAGTGCTGATGTGGCCAGCCAATACGCAGTCTCCCTTCAGGAGCAGCTTCCTCCTGCAGCCAAGGACCTGATGGCCAAGATTACCCAGGAGGCTGAGGTGCTGAGAGAGCGTCTGGAGCAGGACCTGGGCAGCGTCAAGGGGAAACTGGAGCCCTACGCAGAGGAGATCAARACACAAGTCCAGCAGAGAGTGGAGCAGCTGAAACAGGATCTGGCCCCCTATGCAG encodes:
- the LOC112081005 gene encoding apolipoprotein A-IV; the encoded protein is MKVLVVLAIAILSGCHANLFYADEPKPQLEQLTDAFWDYVAKATKTADDTVQMIRKSQLGQDVNDRITESADVASQYAVSLQEQLPPAAKDLMAKITQEAEVLRERLEQDLGSVKGKLEPYAEEIKTQVQQRVEQLKQDLAPYAESLDSEALRATLLQKSEELKGSLEQSVKEMQSQLGPYTDELKQKVDLRLQDFQKSVAPLAENLQSQLTTRAQMVQKSLAPYAEDLKDKLDPYAQDLKAQLTALYQAFTNTN